A region of the uncultured Bacteroides sp. genome:
CTTTTCAACTCCACCTTCAGATTCAATTAAAGGGAGTAGATTTTTACAGACTGTGTCTACATAATCTTCAACCTTATCGTATGCTTGAGTCTTTACAGAACCACTACATAAGATTGTACCACGGGCATCCACAATACCAAATACTGTGTTTGTTCCACCTATGTCAATGCCTACTACGTAGGGCTTTTCCATGCTAGAAATCATTATATTATTATTTAAAGGGTTAATAACTAATCTACAAATTACGCAAAGATCATTGGTATTACAAAATCTTTTTGAAATTTTCTTTTATCTATCTGCAACTTTTAGCACTACTGTTGCGTCTAATATGAAAAACAGTGCTTAAACATGATACATTTAGAAGACATTAACAAAACCTATTACAACGGAGCTCCCCTTCATGTGCTCAAAGGTATAAATCTTGATATTGAACGTGGTGAATTTGTCTCTATTATGGGGGCTTCTGGTTCTGGAAAGTCAACCCTGCTCAATATCTTAGGTATTTTAGATAACTATGATACCGGAGATTATTATCTCAACGATGTTTTGATAAAAAAGTTGAGCGAAACCCGTGCAGCTGAATACCGCAACAGAATGATTGGATTTATTTTCCAGTCTTTTAATCTTATATCTTTTAAGAATGCAATGGAAAATGTTGCATTGCCACTTTTCTATCAGAATATAAGCAGAAAGAAAAGAAATATT
Encoded here:
- a CDS encoding ABC transporter ATP-binding protein, translated to MIHLEDINKTYYNGAPLHVLKGINLDIERGEFVSIMGASGSGKSTLLNILGILDNYDTGDYYLNDVLIKKLSETRAAEYRNRMIGFIFQSFNLISFKNAMENVALPLFYQNISRKKRNILAMEYLDKLGLKEWAHHMPNELSGGQKQRVAIARALISQPQIILADEPTGALDSKTSDEVMQILKEVNDLGMTLVVVTHESGVANRTNKIIHIKDGIIESVEDNANHNLSPFGAGKMMK